CAGTTTTCTGCCCAAACCAAACTCTCTCCCAAAACCTAAACCGAACGAGTATAGTTTACCGTCCCCATCAAACCGCAGCCCTCCCTGCCATATGGTGTATAGCTTACTATTACCATTTTTAAAAGCGAGATTAAGGTTTTGTGTTTCGTTGGTTGAAATTACCAGTTTATGATAGCCACTGTTTATGATATTAAGCAGGCCGATGCTGAAGCCAGAGGAAGTATCGGCAATATTAACCAAACCTATCTGCACACCTGTTAGATGTTTAGCATAGTTAAAAAGTCCGGCTACCTGTAAACCATCAAACTTTTGGCTGGCTATGTTACCTATGGCCGCTACCTGTACGGCATCTGAGTTTTTACCGGCAATATTACCTATAGCTCCCAATTGTATCCCTCTTACCGAGCCGCGGGTATGGTTATATAAACCCGAGAGCTGGATACCGTTCAGATCCTGCTTTACGCTGTTATGCATCAGCGATAATTGTATTCCCCGCACATTGCCCAGCACATTATTGTAAAGCCCGCCAAGCTGCACGCCGTTTACCGAACCGCCAACCACGTTAAAAATCCCGGCTATTTGCACCGCGCCTACATCACCCTTATCCAGATTAAAGATCAATCCCAATTCAAAGCCCTCTACGCCGGCATTGTATCCGCCTACGGCATTGAGCGAAACCACATTCACCACCTGTCCGCTGAAATCGCCGTGGGTGCTTACGCCGGGTATGGCCGAAGCCTGAAACGGTGCCTGCGCTATCAGGCCGCCCAGGTTGGCCGCCTGGATTTGTTGTTTGGTAGAAAGGAACAGTTTTCCTAATGCTGTTTTTTCAACGCCATCATAGTCATTGCTTAATATATAGCCCAGCAGGGTTTTCTTTTTGGCGGCGGCGGTATCGGTACTTATCACTTTAACATCGGCCAGAAAGGTGATGGTGGTATCTTTATAAAACTCCTTGCCGATGGTGATGGTAACCGGCCGGCCCTGGTTATGGAGGTTGAGCTCGAAGCGGCCATCCTTATCGGTTAGTGCCGATTGCAGTTCCTCGTGCGAGTATACGCTGGCGTTGGGTAGTTTTTTGCCTGTCTGCTCGTCGGTTACAGTGCCGCTTATGGTGTAGCTGTCGCCTTCGGTGGCGGCTTTGTCGGTTACTATGGTTAGTTGCAGCGGGGCGTATCTCAATATCACAAAGTTTTTGGCTTCGCGATATTCAAAGCGATAGCTCAGCATGTGGTCGAGCACCTCTTTTATCGTCCAATTATCGGCGTTTACGGTAACCAGGCTATCGGTTTTTACAATGTTGCTGTTGTAGGAGAAGTAGAAGTTGCCTTTTTCTTCGATGGTTTTGAGCACCGTGCCAAGGCGCATTTGGGTTACATGTACGGAGATGTTTTTGGAAAGGATGGAATTGGCATGGGCGCGGTTGGGTAAGCTGCTGAGGAGGAGCAGGATAAAACAATACAAAAAACCATGTATTTTATTTAGCATAGATGTATAACGTTAATTTAGGTATCCAGCTCCATTCCACCACGTCATTGCGAGGAACGAAGCAATCCCAAACTATACAGGGCGGATTTGCATGGCCGATCTGCTAATCGGGGATTGCTTCGTTCCTTATAATGACGTAATCGTAAATGTCTGATTATCAAATATGTTTTTTTACACGTCATCACGTTTTTTTTCAGGGTTTTCCCTGATGGATACTCGCAATGACGTGGCGTTGAAAACTGTCGGTTTTACCTCAACACAATCCCCTTCTTCCCCTTCTCCACTTTCACTTTAAATGTTTCTTTAATCACCAGCAACACATCATCCAAAGCCTGATCTTTAAAAACCGTGGTGATAGGCAAGCCTTCTATCGCCTTATTGCCAATGCTGATATGTGCACCGTACACCTCGTTTAGCGATGCCACCAGCTCGTGCAGCGGGGTTTGATCACATACCAGCTCGTGGGTGGCGTAGTAATTGTAAAGCCGGCCGCGGATGCTTTCTTTGGCCTGCAGCCCATCTTTCTTTGTCACCAGTACCTTTTCGCCGGGGTTGAGGTTGATGTTTTTGCTTTTTTCGCTTACGTTAACAATGCCGGTTTCAACAATCACCTGCGTTTTGCCGCCGCGGCTTTTTACGTTGAATGACGTGCCAACCACCCTAACCGTTACACCGTTCACTTTAATTATAAAAGGTTTTATTTTATCGGGCGATACTTTGAAAAAGGCTTCACCTAGCATGGTAACCGGGCGGATTGTTCCGGTAAACCGTTCGGGGTAAATCAGGGTGCTATGGCTATTCAGCGTAACTTCCGATCCATCTGGCAAGGCCGCCACCCGGGTTTTATCATGGCTCTCTATCTTAACAAAAGCTATAGCCCTGTTATCATAATAATGGCTAATGGTTAGCCAGGCCACCGTACATACCAACAGTACAGATGCGGCTATGCCGACCCAATACCTTGGCTTCATTTTGCGCACTCTAACCGGGGCAGAAGCTACTTCTTTATTCATCCGGTTTTGCAGGCGGATAAAGGCGGCGTCCTCATCCACATTGCGGGTACCTGCAATCTGCTGACTCTGATCCCATATCAGCTTGAAATTTTCGTATTCCTGCTGGTTGGCCGCATCGGCCAATAGCCAGTTTTGTATCGCTTCGGCCTCGGCGGGCGT
The sequence above is a segment of the Mucilaginibacter celer genome. Coding sequences within it:
- a CDS encoding carboxypeptidase-like regulatory domain-containing protein, with product MLNKIHGFLYCFILLLLSSLPNRAHANSILSKNISVHVTQMRLGTVLKTIEEKGNFYFSYNSNIVKTDSLVTVNADNWTIKEVLDHMLSYRFEYREAKNFVILRYAPLQLTIVTDKAATEGDSYTISGTVTDEQTGKKLPNASVYSHEELQSALTDKDGRFELNLHNQGRPVTITIGKEFYKDTTITFLADVKVISTDTAAAKKKTLLGYILSNDYDGVEKTALGKLFLSTKQQIQAANLGGLIAQAPFQASAIPGVSTHGDFSGQVVNVVSLNAVGGYNAGVEGFELGLIFNLDKGDVGAVQIAGIFNVVGGSVNGVQLGGLYNNVLGNVRGIQLSLMHNSVKQDLNGIQLSGLYNHTRGSVRGIQLGAIGNIAGKNSDAVQVAAIGNIASQKFDGLQVAGLFNYAKHLTGVQIGLVNIADTSSGFSIGLLNIINSGYHKLVISTNETQNLNLAFKNGNSKLYTIWQGGLRFDGDGKLYSFGLGFGREFGLGRKLAINTELGSSYLYQGTWLKTNQLSKFNLDLTFKTAKMFSISAGPSLNFLYSDQRSRVDGYAYVRDLHHSFIEGNRNWTGWVGWSVGINLF
- a CDS encoding FecR domain-containing protein; its protein translation is MSYTGMPINDDLLVKYLVGEATPAEAEAIQNWLLADAANQQEYENFKLIWDQSQQIAGTRNVDEDAAFIRLQNRMNKEVASAPVRVRKMKPRYWVGIAASVLLVCTVAWLTISHYYDNRAIAFVKIESHDKTRVAALPDGSEVTLNSHSTLIYPERFTGTIRPVTMLGEAFFKVSPDKIKPFIIKVNGVTVRVVGTSFNVKSRGGKTQVIVETGIVNVSEKSKNINLNPGEKVLVTKKDGLQAKESIRGRLYNYYATHELVCDQTPLHELVASLNEVYGAHISIGNKAIEGLPITTVFKDQALDDVLLVIKETFKVKVEKGKKGIVLR